The Achromobacter deleyi region CTTGGGGTTGGGCATGCCGATCTGGTGATACATGAGGATGGGGATGGACATGGGGCAGATTATAGAGGGTCAGCCCCCCGCCGCCATCCTTGTCCCCGCCCCGGCCCGGCATGCTCAAGGCGCCGTGCGCGCCAGGCTCAAATAGACCTGTTCGGTGCGGCGGGCAAATTGCTCCAGCCCGAATTCCGCCACGCTCTTGGCCCGTGCCGCTGCCCCCATGCGCTCGACGCAGCCGGGATCATCCAGTATCCCGGCCAGCACACCGGCCACCGCTTCGGGATCGCGCTTTGGCACGATCCAGCCGTCGACACCCGCCTCGATGTTCTCGGGCAGTCCACCCTGATCCGACACGATGACCGGCAGCCCCATGGACATCATCTCGCGGCAGGCGAATGAGATGGTCTCGACCCGGTAAGAAAGCACGAAGCCCAGATCCAGCGCCGCCAGAAACGGGCGCACATCATCCAGCACGCCGGCGAAAATCACCCGGTCGGACATCTTCAAGGCTTCCAGCTCCTGCTTCTGCTCCGCGTCGGGCGCGGCGCCGGCCAGGGCTATGTAGACGCCGGCGGCGCGTGGTCCGAGCTGGACCACGGCTCGGACCATGTCCATCCAGCCCTTATAGGAATTCGTACCGGCATTGCTGCCTAGCAGCAGCGTGCATTTGGCCGCGTGCTCTCCCAGCAATCTGGCGCGCGCGACACTTGCGCTCGCCTCGGTCCACGGCGAGTAGCGCTCGATATCCACACCGTTGGCGATGGTGGAGACAGGCCTGGCAGCATACGGAGAGGCGTGCAGCATGCGCTCCACGAAGTCGCATACGCCAATCACGTGATCGGTGCCCACACGCGTGCGCAGTGCGGCGCCGATGTACGAAATGGGAATGTCATTGTGCTTGGTCAACACGATGCGCGGCCGACGCTTCCCCAGGCCCATGCAGGCCAGGATCACCGTGCGATGGTCGGAAGACCCATTGACATGGACCACGTCGATCTGCTGCGCGAGGATGACACGCCGCAGGGCGCGCGCGGCCGCCAGGCGCTTGCCCAGCCTGCTCGGGTAATCCTGGGCCACTACGTGCACGCCCGGCACGCCGCCGGCCAGCCGGTGCAGGCTGCTGCCCCCAGGCACGGCGACGGTCAGGCGATGACGCTGCGCCAGGGCGCGCAGCAACGAGACAACGTAAATGGTGTGGCCGCCAATCGTCGTACCGCTGTGATAGTTCGTATAGAGAATATTCATTGGGTAAGAGCACAATGGCGCGCAGGAATCACTTGCCGCGGTTAGTCAGGAACATGAGCTTGGCGTAGCGCAGGAAGCTGCCCATTGCCGCGGTCACGGCCAGCACCAAGCCATGGCGGCCATCGAGAAAGCCGCGCCGGATCAGATAGATCCGCACGAACGTCCAGAATCCGTGGCCCAGCGCCCCGAAGATCGAGGTGCGCCTGCCCTTGGCATACATCATCGCGGCCGCGTCGGACGAATAGCGATTGATCTTGGTGACCAGCGCGTCCAGGTTGTCGTACGGGTAGTGATTGAAATAGCCTTGCAACCGCAGAGGCTGGCCGTTGGCCGGCACCACGCGCTCGTGCACGGCGGCGTCGGTGAAGCGCGCCGTGCCGCGCTTGAACAGGCGCAGCACGTAGTCAGGCCACCAGCCGCTGTGGCGGATGTCGCGGCCGCAGAAGTTCGACAGCCGAGCGATCTCGTAGGCATCGCCGCGCGGGTCGCGCAGCACTTCCTGGATTTCCCGGGCCAGTTCGGGGGTGACGCGCTCGTCGGCGTCGATCGACAGCACCCAGTCGCCCGTCGCCAGATCCAGCGCGCGGTTTTTCTGAGGCCCGAACCCCGGCCAGTCGGACGTCGTTTCCACCCGCGCGCCCAAGGCTTGCGCCAGCTCCACCGTACCGTCGGTGCTGCCCGAATCCACCACGATGAACTCGTCCGCAAACGCCACGGACTTAAGGCAGGCGGCGATATTCGCCGCTTCATTCTTGGTGATGATGATTACCGATAACTTCATCCGCGATTCCTAAGACGCTTTTTCCAGGCCTTCCAGGCGTGATAGCGCGGCCCCCAGAATGGGTCGCGCGACAGCCAGATGCGCCGGTTCAGCCAGGCGCCGCCCTGATTGCGCACCGCAAAACGATAAATGTGCTCAGGATCCGCACCCGGGATGTTCTGCCCGAAAGGATCGGTAGTGTACAAATGCCGGAATCCCGCATGCCGGGCCGCGGCCACATAGTCCGCATCGAAATAGCCCTGGGGCCAGCAGAGATGGTCGCTGACTCCGCCCAGCCGGCGGACCAGCGCGTCGCGGGAATCGTGCAGGTCCTGCGCGATGCGCTCGCGCTTGGCGCTCACGTCGGCGCCGCAGACCTTGTCCCAGCGCGTGTGGGTGTGCGTGTGGGAATGGAATTCGAAAGTGCCGGCGGCCTGCATGGCCTCGATCTCGCTCCAGCGCAACATGGCCTCGTCGGCGCGGCCCGCCGCCACCAGCTGCTTGCAGGCGTCATGATCGGGCGTGGCCGGCAAGGGGCCGTCTTGCCCCGCGTGCGGCCGCGGCGGACCGTCGCCGATCCAGCCCGTGATGGTGAACAGCACCGCGCGCATGCCGTGGCGCGCCAGCACCGGATGCGCGTGCACCCAGTTGTTCAGATAGCCGTCATCGAAGGTGATCAGCACGGACCGTTCGGGGACGCTGTCTCCTGCCAGGTATCCGGCGAACTGCGCCGCGGACAGCGACTGGTAGCCCGCAAGCGCCAGCCGCGCAAGCTGCGCCTCGAATACTTCGGGCGTCGCGGCGATCATGCCGCCGGCCGGCGTGACGTGGTGATACATCAGCACCGGAACGTTGGGCGCGTTCATCTCCGACGCTCCGCCAGCCACTTGGTATAGAGGGCCTCGGTGGTTTCGGCCAGGCGGGCGGGCGAAAAAACCGCCTCTTCCCAGACCATCTTGCGGCCCGCCTCGCCCATGCGCTGGCGCAAGGCGGGGTCGTCGATCAGGCGCTGCAAGGCTTCGGTCAACGCGGCAGGATTCTTGGGCGGGACCAGGATGCCGGTCTCGCCATCGCGGAACATCTCGGACACGCCGCCGACATTCGTGCCAACCACGGGCAGGCCGCTGGCCTGCGCTTCCACGTAGACCGTGCCGGAGGCTTCCTGTTGCGTCGCCAGGGCGAAGAGGTCGAAGCCCGCCAGCAGGTTGGGGACATCGCGCCGCGTACCCATCAAGTGGATGCGGTCCTGCAGCCCGCGTTCGGCCACATAGGCCTGGGTCTGCTCGAACACCGGCGATCCGGCGCCGATGAACACCAGGTGCAGATTGGGCCGGGTGGCCATGAGCGGCACGATCGCGTCGATCAGGTCCTTGTGGCCTTTGGTGGCGCGCATCACGGCCACGCAGCCCACGACGATGTCGTCGTCGGCGAGGCCCAGTTCTTCGCGCAAGGTGGAGCGCTCGACCGGCGCTGGCAGCACGATGGGCGAATACACGGTTGCCACCTTCTCGCGCGCAACACCCCGGGTGATCAGGTACTCGCGCACGTGATCGCTGACCGTCGTGACCCTGTGCGGAAGGACGGTGTACGACCACAGCGACCCGACTTTGTTGGACAGGTGGCGGGTCCGCACGATCAGCGGCGTACCGACGAGCCGGCCGGCGGCCGCGGCGATCACGGTATCGCGCCGGCTGTGCGTGTTGAGCACATCGAAACGCCCTTCTCTGAGGATGTTCCGGACGGCCGCCACGCCTTTCATGTAATTCACGGGCCCCCACATATCGAGGGCATGCACGGTGAAGCCGGCATCGCGAAGACGTTCGGTCAGCTGCGCCTTCGGCTGGCAGATCGCTTCAAGATGATGCCCGCGCGCGCGCATCGCGGTCATCTCCTTGAATATCCGTCCTTCCTGTCCGCCGAAGCTGGTGGCTGCTTCCGAGTGAACGATACGCAGGCTAGACATTAATAAGTGACCTCCACTCCGTCGGGCTTGGTCCAGTCGTTCAGGTTCGCCAGCAGCGTATCAGCCATGCGAACGCGCCATTCTTCCCCGAGCCGGACCGTGCATAGAAAATTGTTCTTGGTATAGACGATATCGACCGGCACGCCCGGAATGCCGTTTTCGGGCTCGGCGCGGAACGGATTGAGCATCTGGCGCAGGCGGGCGGCGTCGGCGCCGCCGTTGAGCTTGACGCGCAAGGACTTGGCCCGCGCCTCGCGGGCCAGCTGCAGGTCATAGAGCTGCTCGGCCACGATGCGCATGCCGCCGGAGTAGTCGTCGTTGCTGACCTTGCCCTGCACGATGACCAGCTGGTCTTCGCGCAGCCGGTTGCGGTGCTTTTCGTAGAGCTCGTTGAAGACCGATATCTCGACCTGCGCGGTGCCGTCGTCCAGCACGGCGAAGACCATCTTGCCGCGGCGGGTCATCATGACGCGCACGCTGGCCAGCACGCCGCACATCCATTGGAGGTCGCGCTGCGGTTCCACGCGGACAAGCTGCATCGGCACGATGCGGCGCACTTCGTCGCGCCACGCGTCGAACAGGTGCCCGCTGTAGTAATAGCCCAGCGCGGACTTTTCTTCCGTCAGCTTCTTGTGCAGGTCCCAGGGCGCGACCTTGGCCAGCTCGCCCGCCACGACGTCGCCGCTGTCATCGCCGAACAGCGAGGACTGGTTGGCGCTGCGGGCAGCCTGCTCCGCCGCTTCCATGGCGGTGGGAACAGAGGCCAGCATCGCGGCGCGGTTGGGTTCGATGGTGTCGAAAGCGCCCGCCTTGATCAGGGCCTCGATGGTGCGGCGGTTGACCGCCTGCTTGCTGACGCGGCGGCAGAAGTCGAACAGGTTGAGGAACGGGCCGCCTTCCTTGCGCGCGCGCAGGATGTCTTCGACGGCGCCCTGCCCCGTGCCTTTGACCGCGCCCAGGCCGTAGCGCATCGTGCGCGGCGGCCTGCCCTTTTCGGTGTGCTTGTCGGCGACGGGTTCGAAGCGGTAGCCCGAGAAGTTCACGTCCGGCGGCAGCACCTCGACGCCGTTGTCCTGGGCGTCGCGGCAGAAGATCTGGACCTTGTCGGTGTCGTCCATATCGGACGACATGGTGGCGGCCAGGAATTCGGTCGGGTGATAGGCCTTGAGCCACGCCGTCTGGTACGAGATCAGCGCGTACGCGGCCGAGTGCGACTTGTTGAAGCCGTACCCGGCGAACTTCTCCATCAGGTCGAACAGCTTGACCGCCAGGTCGGGATCATGGCCCTTTTCCTTGGCGC contains the following coding sequences:
- a CDS encoding glycosyltransferase gives rise to the protein MNILYTNYHSGTTIGGHTIYVVSLLRALAQRHRLTVAVPGGSSLHRLAGGVPGVHVVAQDYPSRLGKRLAAARALRRVILAQQIDVVHVNGSSDHRTVILACMGLGKRRPRIVLTKHNDIPISYIGAALRTRVGTDHVIGVCDFVERMLHASPYAARPVSTIANGVDIERYSPWTEASASVARARLLGEHAAKCTLLLGSNAGTNSYKGWMDMVRAVVQLGPRAAGVYIALAGAAPDAEQKQELEALKMSDRVIFAGVLDDVRPFLAALDLGFVLSYRVETISFACREMMSMGLPVIVSDQGGLPENIEAGVDGWIVPKRDPEAVAGVLAGILDDPGCVERMGAAARAKSVAEFGLEQFARRTEQVYLSLARTAP
- a CDS encoding glycosyltransferase family 2 protein: MKLSVIIITKNEAANIAACLKSVAFADEFIVVDSGSTDGTVELAQALGARVETTSDWPGFGPQKNRALDLATGDWVLSIDADERVTPELAREIQEVLRDPRGDAYEIARLSNFCGRDIRHSGWWPDYVLRLFKRGTARFTDAAVHERVVPANGQPLRLQGYFNHYPYDNLDALVTKINRYSSDAAAMMYAKGRRTSIFGALGHGFWTFVRIYLIRRGFLDGRHGLVLAVTAAMGSFLRYAKLMFLTNRGK
- a CDS encoding polysaccharide deacetylase family protein, which produces MNAPNVPVLMYHHVTPAGGMIAATPEVFEAQLARLALAGYQSLSAAQFAGYLAGDSVPERSVLITFDDGYLNNWVHAHPVLARHGMRAVLFTITGWIGDGPPRPHAGQDGPLPATPDHDACKQLVAAGRADEAMLRWSEIEAMQAAGTFEFHSHTHTHTRWDKVCGADVSAKRERIAQDLHDSRDALVRRLGGVSDHLCWPQGYFDADYVAAARHAGFRHLYTTDPFGQNIPGADPEHIYRFAVRNQGGAWLNRRIWLSRDPFWGPRYHAWKAWKKRLRNRG
- a CDS encoding glycosyltransferase family 4 protein, with the protein product MSSLRIVHSEAATSFGGQEGRIFKEMTAMRARGHHLEAICQPKAQLTERLRDAGFTVHALDMWGPVNYMKGVAAVRNILREGRFDVLNTHSRRDTVIAAAAGRLVGTPLIVRTRHLSNKVGSLWSYTVLPHRVTTVSDHVREYLITRGVAREKVATVYSPIVLPAPVERSTLREELGLADDDIVVGCVAVMRATKGHKDLIDAIVPLMATRPNLHLVFIGAGSPVFEQTQAYVAERGLQDRIHLMGTRRDVPNLLAGFDLFALATQQEASGTVYVEAQASGLPVVGTNVGGVSEMFRDGETGILVPPKNPAALTEALQRLIDDPALRQRMGEAGRKMVWEEAVFSPARLAETTEALYTKWLAERRR